One stretch of bacterium DNA includes these proteins:
- a CDS encoding beta-lactamase family protein, whose product MKRTVLTLVSVLTVVFMLTVPVFGQGFPTARPEEVGLSSRRLDRINTVMKRYIDNKQITGMVTLVARHGKIAHYESFGMMDIEAGKPMTKDAMFRIASMSKAITSTAVMILYEEGRILLSDPVSKYIPEFKNPQVMVPSSTGNSYTLVPAKSEITIRNLLNHTSGITYGDGLQSDLYKKAGMTVGLTPTQGTIGEMIRKLAGLPLISNPGEEFHYGMSIDVLGYLVEVVSGKTFDEFLRERIFLPLNMNDTYLVLPKEKLPRLARLYSLNPKGGFTKDAVDPAYLCTQTYFSGGAGLVSTAPDYLRFAQMILNGGKLDGVRILSRKTVELMTTNSIGDLYSAFRPNSGDKFGYGFGIRSERGKYDELESLGIVGWDGAYYTRFWIDPEEDMIGIFMSQMGSYWDKTLVNTYRVLVYQAIDD is encoded by the coding sequence ATGAAAAGAACTGTATTAACGCTCGTTTCTGTGCTGACCGTCGTATTCATGCTGACAGTACCGGTCTTCGGCCAGGGATTCCCGACAGCACGGCCCGAAGAGGTCGGATTGTCGTCCCGGCGGCTCGACCGTATCAATACGGTCATGAAGCGGTACATCGATAATAAACAGATAACAGGAATGGTCACTCTCGTTGCCCGTCACGGGAAAATCGCGCATTACGAGTCGTTCGGCATGATGGATATCGAGGCGGGCAAACCCATGACGAAGGATGCCATGTTCCGTATCGCCTCGATGTCGAAGGCTATTACGAGCACCGCGGTGATGATTCTGTACGAAGAGGGACGGATACTCCTGAGTGATCCGGTGTCGAAGTATATCCCCGAATTCAAAAATCCGCAGGTCATGGTTCCGTCTTCCACGGGGAATTCCTATACGCTCGTCCCGGCGAAATCCGAAATCACCATCCGGAATCTCCTGAACCATACCTCCGGGATTACCTATGGCGATGGTCTCCAGTCAGATCTCTATAAAAAAGCGGGAATGACCGTCGGCCTTACACCGACACAGGGAACCATCGGCGAAATGATCAGAAAACTGGCCGGGCTGCCGCTCATCAGCAATCCCGGAGAGGAATTTCATTACGGCATGTCGATCGATGTGCTCGGGTACCTTGTTGAAGTTGTATCGGGCAAAACATTCGATGAATTTCTCCGTGAGCGCATATTTCTTCCCCTCAACATGAATGACACATACCTCGTCCTCCCGAAGGAAAAACTCCCTCGGCTGGCACGGCTCTATTCGCTCAATCCGAAGGGCGGTTTTACAAAGGATGCCGTCGACCCCGCATACCTGTGCACACAGACCTATTTCTCGGGAGGCGCAGGGCTCGTGTCGACCGCACCCGACTACCTGCGGTTCGCGCAGATGATTCTGAACGGCGGTAAGCTTGACGGCGTTCGCATACTGAGCCGTAAAACGGTCGAGCTCATGACCACAAATTCCATCGGCGACCTGTATTCGGCTTTTCGCCCCAACAGCGGCGACAAGTTCGGATACGGATTCGGGATACGGTCGGAGCGGGGCAAGTATGACGAGCTCGAATCACTCGGAATCGTGGGCTGGGATGGCGCTTATTACACCCGTTTCTGGATCGATCCGGAAGAGGACATGATCGGCATCTTCATGTCTCAGATGGGTTCCTACTGGGACAAGACGCTCGTCAACACCTACCGGGTACTGGTGTATCAGGCTATAGATGATTAA
- a CDS encoding beta-galactosidase trimerization domain-containing protein gives MEFLKWYRRDMLLYGGFFLLLFCAGTPAPAQTDPFIVDRPGAVYETVLTDRRIDRKVTSFYYGLYGRTKGYTDETWASEQHHFLLESAAAGIDGPFALEAIASLGEPVVNEFNEKYGMKFPIMAPLTAYSNAAKKAGATFVFSEVYQSWEHGLVACWDPRFIEAARAGTEEWLKKYGDKPWLSCVLGQDEPFNWAGTARAPGAVDQVNRELREKYGITIALTAEDTTLARPWEMTDPAVLNRSPHDVALMRIAVWRWLNGQLYKAAKPQYDLVHRYAPGIEYHAYNRNAINIMDFINKDVPNSIDRIDQSAIYEVTDSFSADPYPTRNFTQDGRERALYHVGFVAKLITDLAAGKPSKIIMEGFLENGLPTPDGLRELTSQAAKAGVTHLEWFGASRFPHREYYREILRLSRLWKDLPALDIPKKAEIAVLFSDDSRNAVNDDLLNGHYMLHALLGEKLGAWYSFVSENHVRRGLQSLDDARLIIAPQLSYVSREFAEKLISRVEQGATLVILDPDALISDIETGSLASFRKRLMGAPLGKNREASHMLPATEGSQRFKGIDRLILQPGKKGVTARTLNIPAGAEVLFTYEDGTPAVYSRSLGRGEVIVFSAMPFGDSRLALRQTGWNTFFTVLCDELGIKRDLPIWRFTFPKTGGEVAMYKLLVTPGE, from the coding sequence ATGGAATTTCTGAAATGGTACCGCCGTGATATGCTGCTGTATGGAGGTTTTTTCCTGCTCCTGTTTTGTGCGGGTACTCCGGCGCCTGCGCAGACCGATCCCTTTATCGTCGACCGTCCCGGCGCGGTGTATGAAACAGTGCTCACCGACCGGCGCATCGATCGCAAGGTGACATCGTTCTATTATGGCCTCTATGGCAGGACAAAAGGGTACACCGATGAAACCTGGGCTTCCGAGCAGCATCACTTTCTCCTCGAAAGCGCGGCGGCAGGCATCGACGGGCCTTTTGCGCTCGAGGCCATTGCCAGTCTCGGCGAGCCGGTGGTGAACGAATTCAATGAAAAATACGGCATGAAATTTCCCATCATGGCTCCCCTGACGGCATATTCAAATGCAGCGAAAAAGGCAGGAGCCACATTTGTATTTTCCGAGGTTTATCAAAGCTGGGAGCACGGTCTTGTCGCCTGCTGGGACCCCCGTTTCATCGAGGCCGCCCGCGCCGGGACCGAGGAATGGCTTAAAAAGTACGGCGATAAACCATGGCTTTCATGTGTGCTGGGACAGGATGAACCGTTTAACTGGGCCGGGACTGCCAGAGCGCCCGGAGCAGTCGATCAGGTAAACCGTGAGCTCAGGGAAAAATATGGTATAACGATTGCCCTCACGGCGGAGGACACGACCCTGGCGCGACCATGGGAAATGACGGATCCCGCTGTCCTCAACAGGTCTCCCCACGATGTTGCGCTCATGCGGATAGCGGTCTGGCGCTGGCTCAACGGGCAACTCTATAAAGCCGCCAAGCCGCAGTACGATCTCGTGCACCGCTACGCCCCCGGCATCGAATACCATGCCTATAACCGTAACGCCATAAATATCATGGATTTCATCAACAAGGATGTCCCGAATTCCATCGACCGTATCGATCAATCCGCCATATATGAGGTGACCGACAGCTTTTCCGCAGACCCGTATCCCACGCGCAACTTTACTCAGGATGGCCGTGAACGGGCGCTCTACCATGTCGGGTTTGTCGCAAAGCTCATCACCGACCTCGCGGCGGGGAAACCATCGAAGATCATCATGGAGGGATTTCTCGAAAACGGCCTGCCGACGCCGGATGGGCTCCGTGAGCTGACCAGCCAGGCTGCAAAAGCGGGAGTGACTCATCTTGAATGGTTCGGCGCTTCACGGTTTCCCCATCGGGAGTACTACCGTGAAATCCTCCGCCTGAGCAGGCTCTGGAAAGACCTTCCCGCGCTCGATATTCCCAAGAAGGCGGAAATAGCAGTGCTGTTCAGCGATGATTCACGGAATGCGGTGAACGACGACCTTCTGAACGGCCACTATATGCTTCATGCGCTCCTCGGTGAAAAGCTCGGTGCGTGGTATTCCTTTGTCAGCGAAAATCATGTCAGGCGTGGACTTCAGTCGCTCGATGACGCCCGTCTGATAATAGCTCCCCAGCTTTCGTATGTCTCCCGCGAGTTTGCTGAAAAGCTTATCAGCCGTGTCGAACAGGGAGCAACTCTCGTTATCCTCGATCCCGATGCGCTGATTTCCGATATCGAGACAGGCTCGCTGGCTTCGTTCCGTAAACGCCTTATGGGGGCTCCGCTCGGAAAGAACCGTGAGGCCTCGCATATGCTTCCGGCGACGGAAGGCTCTCAGAGATTCAAGGGTATCGACCGGCTCATACTTCAGCCCGGGAAAAAAGGTGTGACGGCGCGAACGCTCAACATCCCCGCCGGAGCTGAAGTGCTCTTCACGTACGAGGATGGCACCCCGGCGGTTTACAGCCGCTCGCTCGGCAGGGGAGAGGTGATTGTTTTCTCCGCGATGCCGTTCGGTGACAGCAGGCTTGCCCTCCGGCAAACGGGATGGAATACGTTTTTTACGGTGCTGTGCGATGAACTCGGCATAAAACGTGATTTGCCCATATGGCGGTTTACGTTCCCCAAAACGGGAGGCGAAGTAGCAATGTATAAACTGCTCGTAACGCCGGGCGAATAA